Proteins encoded together in one Altererythrobacter epoxidivorans window:
- a CDS encoding tetratricopeptide repeat protein: MTVAIPPAAVLRQALRASLALVLVAMLSGLVSGPAVHAQAETAESLTAACDDDRDADACMAMAIKSYEGREVALDHALSRRFSAKACAEGAMMGCNLLGALLQDGAGGPQDLAGAARNFRYACEGGYDGACFNLGQLLYNNYSGDPADLVEARAAYAKACEAGMVDSCNNRAVMLKYGEGGDADLPAARALFVQSCEAGSVNACASAGYMLMVGEGGPADTARAAEWLRSSCESGSAFGCDNYGMVLLNGLAGDRDLQGAAALFTRACDAGEGNACLNLGGMLYNGVVAERDLPAARSRFSTGCRLGSNDACGFLAQMAFDGEGGEQDRPLARQMYASLCETGGVADACLLLAVIAENGAGGPRDLDAAYRALGRGCELGNRNSCLLLEQRARE; encoded by the coding sequence ATGACCGTCGCCATCCCGCCCGCCGCAGTCCTGAGGCAAGCCCTGCGCGCCTCGCTCGCCCTGGTTCTGGTCGCGATGCTGTCAGGGCTGGTGTCCGGCCCGGCCGTTCATGCTCAGGCAGAAACCGCCGAAAGCCTGACGGCAGCCTGTGACGACGATCGCGACGCGGATGCGTGCATGGCGATGGCGATCAAGTCCTATGAGGGGCGCGAGGTCGCGCTCGACCATGCGCTTTCCCGGCGCTTCTCCGCAAAGGCCTGTGCCGAGGGCGCCATGATGGGCTGCAACCTGCTGGGGGCCTTGCTGCAGGATGGCGCGGGCGGCCCGCAGGATCTCGCCGGGGCGGCGCGCAATTTTCGGTACGCGTGCGAGGGCGGCTATGACGGCGCCTGCTTCAATCTCGGTCAACTGCTCTACAACAATTATTCCGGCGATCCCGCCGATCTCGTCGAGGCGCGTGCCGCGTATGCAAAAGCGTGCGAGGCGGGCATGGTCGATTCGTGCAACAACCGCGCGGTCATGCTCAAATACGGCGAAGGCGGGGATGCAGACCTGCCTGCGGCCCGTGCGCTGTTCGTCCAGAGCTGCGAAGCCGGGAGCGTCAACGCCTGCGCCAGCGCAGGTTACATGCTGATGGTGGGCGAAGGCGGTCCGGCAGACACCGCCCGCGCTGCGGAATGGCTCCGCTCGTCCTGCGAGAGCGGTTCGGCCTTCGGCTGCGACAATTACGGCATGGTCCTGCTCAACGGGCTCGCCGGAGACCGCGACCTGCAAGGGGCCGCCGCGTTGTTCACCCGCGCCTGCGATGCGGGCGAAGGCAATGCCTGCCTCAACCTCGGCGGGATGCTCTACAACGGCGTCGTGGCCGAGCGCGACCTGCCCGCCGCCCGGTCCCGCTTCTCGACCGGATGCAGGCTCGGCAGCAACGACGCGTGCGGGTTCCTCGCCCAGATGGCGTTCGACGGCGAAGGCGGCGAACAGGACCGCCCGCTAGCCCGTCAGATGTACGCCTCACTGTGCGAAACCGGCGGCGTGGCGGATGCCTGCCTGCTGCTTGCGGTCATTGCCGAAAACGGCGCAGGCGGCCCGCGCGACCTGGACGCAGCCTATCGCGCGCTCGGGCGAGGCTGCGAGTTAGGCAACAGGAATTCGTGCCTGCTGCTGGAACAGCGCGCCCGGGAATAA
- a CDS encoding sel1 repeat family protein, protein MRRFFLGLATLGCLAAGVPLAAQASGQRDDQAIEQDRESVRQFMRLGLPDQARPILRGLCFEDSDATACQNYGVMAMTGEGGVPDMIDGRAAFRKGCDGGLFESCQNYADALVNGEGGAVDDPGALGIYLWLCQNSYGGRNCFRAASMVEEGRGMTEADPAKAQEGYRRACELRFRPACERVRSDP, encoded by the coding sequence ATGAGACGATTTTTCCTCGGCCTGGCCACCCTTGGCTGCCTCGCCGCCGGCGTGCCGCTTGCTGCGCAGGCGTCGGGCCAACGGGACGATCAGGCGATCGAGCAGGATCGCGAGAGCGTGCGACAATTCATGCGGCTGGGTCTGCCCGATCAGGCGCGCCCGATCCTGCGCGGCCTCTGTTTCGAGGACAGCGATGCCACCGCCTGCCAGAATTACGGGGTGATGGCGATGACGGGCGAAGGCGGCGTACCCGACATGATCGATGGCCGCGCAGCGTTCCGCAAGGGGTGCGATGGCGGACTGTTTGAATCCTGCCAGAACTATGCCGATGCGCTGGTGAACGGCGAAGGCGGAGCAGTCGACGATCCCGGCGCGCTCGGCATCTACCTGTGGCTTTGCCAGAACAGCTATGGCGGCCGCAACTGCTTCCGCGCCGCCAGCATGGTCGAGGAAGGGCGCGGGATGACCGAGGCTGATCCCGCCAAGGCACAGGAAGGCTATCGCCGGGCGTGCGAACTGCGTTTCCGCCCGGCCTGCGAACGCGTGAGGAGCGATCCATGA
- a CDS encoding tetratricopeptide repeat protein — protein MKNFAIAAAVMTSLFLAGPQATMAQVDRSSATERACKAKYDDIFANLNSSSPTKRRVSDDEIGWALRYEQVKNAGKPCSEADAKAPATAKTQTAAAPAAANRPRVVEAGGDSAAMKGQAAYNSGDFTTARSRYDTGCFTEGNGAACTNLGAMTYDGEGGSTDLPLSRRAYQRGCALNVGEACKIYGSMLKNGEGGAEDHEGAIAPLTTACKAGFAASCYDLGASYFYGSVGSGPDYAKARTYFTSACPGLATDGCYALALLQRDGRGGPVDAAGAAKSFKLSCEAGKSDGCLEYGLAQYSGSGIAQDRPGARSSFTQACNTGNAGACMNAGFMARDGQGGAADPAAAKRLFGLGCKLGIQDGCTLAQQVGA, from the coding sequence ATGAAGAACTTCGCAATCGCCGCTGCCGTGATGACCAGCCTGTTCCTTGCCGGACCGCAAGCCACGATGGCGCAGGTCGACCGCAGCTCGGCCACCGAGCGGGCGTGCAAGGCCAAGTACGACGACATCTTCGCCAACCTCAACAGCTCCAGCCCCACCAAGCGGCGCGTCAGCGACGACGAAATCGGCTGGGCGCTGCGTTACGAGCAGGTCAAGAATGCCGGAAAGCCCTGCTCAGAGGCAGATGCAAAAGCTCCGGCAACAGCCAAGACGCAAACCGCTGCCGCACCTGCTGCGGCAAACCGACCCAGGGTGGTCGAGGCCGGCGGCGACAGCGCAGCGATGAAAGGCCAGGCGGCCTACAATAGCGGCGACTTCACAACGGCGCGTTCGCGTTACGACACAGGGTGTTTCACAGAAGGCAACGGCGCGGCCTGCACCAACCTCGGTGCGATGACGTACGACGGTGAAGGCGGCAGCACCGACCTGCCGCTTTCGCGCCGGGCCTACCAGCGAGGCTGCGCCCTGAACGTGGGCGAAGCCTGCAAGATTTACGGATCGATGCTGAAAAATGGGGAGGGCGGTGCTGAGGACCACGAGGGCGCGATCGCCCCGCTGACTACCGCCTGCAAGGCGGGTTTCGCGGCCTCTTGCTACGATCTTGGTGCGAGTTACTTTTACGGTTCGGTCGGCAGCGGCCCGGACTATGCCAAGGCGCGCACATATTTCACCAGCGCTTGCCCGGGCCTTGCAACGGACGGATGCTACGCCCTCGCGCTGCTCCAGCGCGACGGTCGCGGCGGTCCGGTCGATGCCGCTGGTGCGGCGAAGTCGTTTAAGCTGTCATGCGAGGCGGGCAAGTCAGACGGGTGCCTCGAATACGGCCTGGCGCAATATTCCGGCTCGGGCATCGCGCAAGACCGACCTGGCGCGCGCAGCAGCTTTACGCAAGCGTGCAACACCGGCAATGCTGGAGCCTGCATGAACGCCGGGTTCATGGCGCGTGACGGTCAGGGCGGCGCAGCCGATCCTGCCGCAGCCAAGCGCCTCTTCGGGCTCGGCTGCAAGCTCGGGATCCAGGATGGCTGCACGCTGGCGCAGCAGGTCGGTGCGTAA
- a CDS encoding sel1 repeat family protein, translated as MPVKRVMRRLGILVALAVAALAPTTGTSAQGGGDLAQATARCEAGDRAACSRAGMLLSDVDNPAYDPFLSLRFLQQACTAKEAAACGRLALIFYAGEGDVERDLASAGNFAVQACSGQDRDGCEVAEAVFAEPGSPQFDAERALRYRRVNCSAGNRRSCIDLARILYSLDDRLPAEQIALSACMPDDPASAEVCAFGARLQSLRHQAEAERQAAIDAARNARMQAEAQEQAVFDRYMARRDYDGALYYSLYHMRSKRHAEEATLAASRAGALSTIFEDHFYVLEYWFPSGPVAQIAASQIARNKRSNECGIWNCTNMPGASSARWQAQRGSSGSSYTPRSSGSSFQPVSTPSSADIAKQTRDRYRFNNCTGSRRLSSSHPVCQ; from the coding sequence ATGCCGGTGAAGCGGGTGATGCGCCGTCTCGGCATCCTGGTCGCGCTGGCCGTGGCAGCGCTGGCGCCCACGACCGGCACCTCGGCACAGGGTGGCGGCGACCTGGCGCAGGCCACAGCCCGCTGCGAAGCGGGGGACCGCGCGGCCTGTTCGCGCGCGGGGATGTTGTTGTCCGACGTGGACAATCCAGCCTACGACCCGTTCCTTAGCCTGCGCTTCCTGCAACAGGCCTGCACCGCCAAAGAGGCTGCGGCATGCGGACGGCTCGCGCTGATCTTCTACGCTGGCGAAGGCGATGTCGAACGCGACCTTGCCAGCGCAGGCAACTTCGCCGTGCAGGCGTGCAGCGGGCAGGACCGCGACGGCTGCGAAGTCGCCGAGGCGGTCTTCGCCGAGCCGGGATCGCCCCAGTTCGATGCCGAAAGGGCGCTCCGCTACCGCCGGGTCAATTGCAGCGCGGGAAATCGCCGCTCGTGCATCGACCTTGCCCGCATTCTCTATTCGCTCGACGACCGGCTTCCGGCCGAGCAGATCGCGCTCAGCGCCTGCATGCCCGACGATCCGGCCAGCGCGGAAGTGTGCGCGTTCGGCGCGCGACTCCAATCGCTCCGGCACCAGGCGGAAGCCGAGCGGCAGGCGGCGATCGACGCAGCCCGCAATGCCCGGATGCAGGCTGAGGCGCAGGAGCAGGCGGTGTTCGACCGCTACATGGCGCGCCGCGACTACGACGGGGCGCTCTATTACTCGCTCTATCACATGCGGTCGAAGCGCCATGCCGAGGAAGCGACCCTCGCCGCATCGCGCGCGGGCGCGCTTTCGACCATCTTCGAAGACCACTTCTACGTGCTCGAATACTGGTTCCCGTCCGGTCCGGTGGCACAGATCGCAGCGTCGCAGATCGCCCGCAACAAGCGTAGCAACGAGTGCGGCATCTGGAACTGCACGAACATGCCCGGAGCAAGTTCCGCCCGCTGGCAGGCACAGCGCGGGTCGAGCGGGTCGAGCTACACTCCGCGCAGTTCCGGTTCGTCCTTCCAGCCGGTGTCCACGCCCAGCAGCGCCGACATCGCGAAGCAGACCCGCGACCGATACCGCTTCAACAACTGCACCGGCTCCCGCCGCCTTTCGAGCAGCCATCCCGTTTGCCAATAG
- a CDS encoding response regulator transcription factor — translation MKILYVEDDLRAAEEVKQLAWQEGDTIVVETNGSDGLKRAGLEPFDVIIMDRMLGDADGLSLVGRLRESGVSTPVLMLSALGRTSDRAEGLEAGADDYLAKPFEAMELLARIRALHRRAAGREHSAVILFGAFECHVKARTAFRDNRHIALSPREFELFRYFMENAGEVVTREMLLRDVWNMSFDPQTNVVDVNVGRLRRKLEEGFDSPALETVWGAGYRLLQGR, via the coding sequence ATGAAGATCTTGTATGTCGAGGACGACCTGCGCGCAGCAGAAGAGGTCAAGCAGCTCGCCTGGCAGGAAGGCGACACGATCGTGGTCGAAACCAATGGCAGCGACGGGCTGAAACGCGCGGGGCTGGAACCGTTCGACGTCATCATCATGGACCGGATGCTGGGCGATGCCGATGGCCTGTCGCTGGTCGGGCGGTTGCGCGAAAGCGGGGTCAGTACGCCGGTGCTGATGCTGAGCGCGCTCGGCCGCACGAGCGACCGCGCCGAAGGGCTGGAAGCGGGAGCAGACGATTATCTCGCCAAGCCGTTCGAGGCGATGGAATTGCTTGCCCGCATCCGTGCGCTGCATCGCCGTGCGGCAGGGCGGGAACACAGCGCGGTCATCCTGTTCGGTGCGTTCGAATGTCACGTGAAGGCGCGCACCGCATTCCGCGACAATCGCCACATCGCGCTGAGCCCGCGCGAGTTCGAGCTGTTCCGCTATTTCATGGAAAATGCGGGCGAGGTGGTGACCCGCGAAATGCTGCTGCGCGACGTGTGGAATATGTCGTTCGATCCGCAGACCAACGTCGTCGACGTCAATGTCGGTCGCCTGCGCCGCAAGCTGGAAGAAGGCTTCGACAGCCCGGCGCTCGAAACCGTCTGGGGCGCGGGATACCGCCTGTTGCAGGGGCGCTGA
- a CDS encoding sensor histidine kinase, with translation MSSVLLLGLWWITDQTICETFAASARESVDVDLAGLADIHASGGREELERRIADRLAMIPTDGGRPHYLLADGAGRKLAGDLARWPDLDPAISESGTIAIGSNSTAFGRATLLDEDLRLLVAHEPPDRSEILRRVGWVFLLGGVVFVACTAVFAQSASARVRARVGRVNEAFRQGDEAALDRLAAPRRPDEIDRIASQAAEAVRHARNLMQAYRETSEQIAHEIRTPLMHLDSRIVKALAKQPDATASAHLVEARSDIRRLVASLEALLDIASSKAQVGDTRGMVTVDFSALVEQICELYQDSAEEAGYALRWNVTPGVAIAGDEAQLGRIVTNLLDNAFKYNRPGGVIEVTIQPGPRLVVRDEGPGVPPDEREKVFERFYRRRAASSEVQGSGMGLALARAIAERHGLSLVLEDSASGAQFVLARA, from the coding sequence TTGTCGTCGGTCCTGCTGCTGGGCCTGTGGTGGATCACCGACCAGACGATCTGCGAAACCTTCGCCGCCTCCGCGCGCGAAAGCGTCGATGTCGATCTGGCCGGTCTGGCGGACATCCATGCAAGTGGTGGACGCGAGGAGCTGGAACGCCGCATCGCCGATCGCCTCGCCATGATCCCGACCGATGGCGGCAGGCCGCACTACCTGCTGGCCGATGGGGCGGGGCGCAAGCTGGCGGGAGACCTCGCGCGCTGGCCGGACCTCGACCCGGCGATCTCCGAAAGCGGGACGATCGCGATCGGATCGAACTCGACCGCCTTTGGGCGAGCGACCTTGCTCGACGAAGACCTGCGTCTGCTCGTGGCGCACGAGCCGCCCGACCGTTCGGAGATCCTGCGTCGGGTCGGCTGGGTGTTCCTGCTGGGCGGAGTGGTCTTCGTCGCCTGCACTGCCGTGTTCGCTCAATCGGCCAGCGCGCGCGTGCGGGCGCGGGTCGGCCGTGTGAACGAAGCGTTCCGGCAAGGCGACGAAGCGGCGCTCGACCGGCTGGCAGCACCCCGGCGGCCCGATGAGATCGACCGCATCGCCAGCCAGGCCGCCGAAGCGGTGCGGCATGCGCGGAACCTGATGCAGGCCTATCGCGAGACGTCGGAGCAGATCGCGCATGAAATCCGCACCCCGCTCATGCATCTCGATTCGCGCATCGTGAAGGCCCTGGCAAAGCAGCCCGATGCGACCGCGAGCGCTCATCTGGTCGAGGCGCGATCAGACATCCGGCGGCTGGTAGCCTCGCTCGAAGCGCTGCTCGATATTGCTTCGAGCAAGGCGCAGGTGGGCGATACGAGAGGCATGGTGACGGTCGACTTTAGCGCACTTGTCGAGCAGATTTGCGAACTATATCAGGATAGTGCCGAAGAGGCCGGGTATGCCTTGCGATGGAATGTGACGCCTGGCGTCGCGATCGCCGGGGATGAAGCGCAATTGGGGCGGATCGTGACCAACCTTCTCGACAACGCGTTCAAGTACAACCGGCCCGGCGGGGTTATCGAGGTCACCATCCAGCCCGGCCCGCGCCTCGTGGTGAGGGACGAAGGACCAGGTGTTCCGCCCGATGAGCGCGAGAAGGTGTTCGAACGGTTCTATCGCAGGCGCGCGGCCAGTAGCGAGGTCCAGGGCAGTGGCATGGGCCTGGCCCTCGCGCGCGCCATTGCTGAGCGGCACGGGCTGTCCCTGGTGCTGGAAGACAGCGCCAGCGGCGCGCAATTCGTCCTGGCCCGCGCATGA
- a CDS encoding CHAT domain-containing protein, protein MRANAASCRPTRKDTGSCCRIRAQGRRVITSFSTRRLLLAGAGGWVLAFASPTAVAAQEAGSPYSTDLPQFAHLRALEDRATDLQQNGAQDAAGRAAIIAAWRDLQIAAQRTTMPDGSVHPLAQVVRIKIASQLYADGQIDEALAEVEPGLEATRPYLDEYPAAMAEGAALLGVLLTHKGEPERALALVEPLYADFAELAAREDKEGLAVAKSNLEFSLSQINLRLGQTAEALRYQKASLDSREAAFGPNHPDTVAGYYGYAQTLRRAGQMEEAERFARIAVERATGHVDPSHPSYARSLEMLGIVLANSGRPIEATDFLTSALELKREYEGADTLVFGYGIHNLGTILLQRERYEEVQPLFNEAEALMSRYQGPASAFPILALAYNGQASLALGDPAQAVRLLDEGRQRMGDDTQDVEALGRLLPDLIRAHLLLGDPASALARAELFEERILASDTTDTFEVAFATLLRAHSQVVAGAGREEERKLAARNLIEAVRHPGRFDRASGLEVRHLSALDLVMDIAAEDDDAELMLAAMSLVSRSHLSRAQAIRTERLAASDPGLADLLRALREAEDAVDEADRALLLALARGESADLLRESLAAARAQAAAYRDQLAARYPGWDRALEQTPSIAALQASLADGEAILSFAPIYYGTYALLVTPDTAVALDLSASRKSVIDLANSLGASVRVGGFDGPASRGLGASLFPEPVMERLAKTRALKLHTGGPLASLPFSLLQGWGGGADTAFLHDRFALSYLSDLSVEGASPTLPGERDAPLSLVAFAAPAPFGAAGASEDAVPQRSPSRISDYFDRAAANADALASLPALPGTADEVRAIAASISWDTETLFLAEDASEANFRSAQASEADVLVIATHGIVAGEVEGIAEPALVLSPGAPGGDDGLLTAGEIARLRLVADWIILSSCDSAAGMSGGLPAFSGLTQAFRQAGGKDLLVTHWKVRDDIAAYVSTQAVLNYRSGMTKAEALRAAIDSLRKESGITGADEPFAWAPFVLIEG, encoded by the coding sequence ATGCGCGCGAATGCCGCTTCGTGCCGTCCTACACGCAAAGATACCGGATCGTGTTGCAGAATACGGGCACAGGGGAGGCGCGTTATCACATCGTTTTCGACTAGGCGGCTGCTGCTTGCCGGGGCCGGGGGATGGGTACTGGCGTTCGCGTCGCCGACGGCAGTTGCTGCGCAGGAAGCGGGCAGCCCCTATTCGACCGACCTTCCCCAATTCGCGCATCTGCGCGCGCTGGAAGACCGTGCGACCGACCTCCAGCAGAACGGGGCGCAGGACGCGGCGGGTCGGGCTGCGATCATCGCGGCGTGGCGCGATTTGCAGATTGCGGCGCAGCGCACGACCATGCCGGACGGGTCCGTCCATCCGCTCGCTCAGGTGGTGCGCATCAAGATCGCCTCGCAGCTCTACGCCGATGGCCAGATCGACGAGGCCCTCGCCGAAGTCGAGCCGGGTCTGGAGGCCACCCGACCCTATCTCGACGAATATCCCGCTGCGATGGCAGAAGGGGCTGCGCTGCTCGGCGTGTTGCTGACGCACAAGGGAGAGCCCGAGCGGGCACTGGCCCTTGTCGAGCCGCTCTATGCCGATTTCGCCGAACTGGCCGCACGGGAAGACAAGGAAGGGCTTGCGGTAGCGAAGTCGAACCTCGAATTTTCGCTGTCGCAGATCAATCTCCGCCTCGGCCAGACCGCCGAAGCGTTGCGATACCAGAAGGCGAGCCTCGACAGCCGCGAGGCTGCATTCGGCCCGAACCATCCGGACACGGTGGCGGGCTATTACGGCTATGCACAGACCCTCCGCCGGGCGGGGCAGATGGAGGAAGCGGAGCGGTTCGCCCGTATCGCTGTGGAGCGTGCCACCGGCCACGTCGATCCGTCGCACCCGTCCTATGCCCGCTCGCTGGAGATGCTCGGCATCGTGCTCGCAAATTCGGGCAGGCCGATCGAGGCGACCGATTTCCTCACGAGCGCGCTCGAGCTCAAGCGCGAATACGAGGGCGCCGACACGCTCGTGTTCGGATATGGCATCCACAATCTCGGCACGATCCTGTTGCAGCGCGAGCGTTACGAGGAAGTGCAGCCGCTCTTCAACGAAGCCGAAGCGCTGATGTCGCGCTATCAGGGGCCAGCCAGCGCATTCCCGATCCTGGCTCTGGCGTATAACGGACAGGCGTCGCTGGCGCTGGGCGATCCCGCGCAGGCGGTGCGCCTGCTGGACGAAGGCCGTCAGCGGATGGGCGACGACACGCAGGATGTCGAGGCGCTCGGCCGTCTCCTGCCGGACCTCATCCGCGCCCACTTGCTGCTGGGCGACCCGGCGAGTGCGCTCGCCCGCGCGGAGCTGTTCGAAGAGCGCATTCTGGCGAGCGACACCACGGACACGTTCGAGGTTGCCTTCGCCACGCTGTTGCGCGCGCATTCGCAGGTGGTGGCTGGCGCGGGGCGGGAGGAGGAGCGGAAGCTGGCGGCGCGCAATCTGATCGAAGCCGTGCGGCATCCGGGCCGGTTCGACCGCGCATCCGGGCTTGAAGTGCGGCATCTCAGCGCGCTCGACCTGGTCATGGATATTGCCGCGGAAGACGACGATGCCGAGCTGATGCTGGCGGCGATGTCGCTGGTCAGCCGCTCCCACTTGTCTCGCGCTCAGGCGATCCGCACCGAGCGCCTTGCTGCCTCGGACCCGGGTCTGGCGGACCTGCTGCGGGCGCTGCGCGAAGCGGAAGATGCGGTCGACGAGGCCGATCGCGCGCTGCTGCTGGCGCTCGCCCGCGGTGAATCGGCCGATCTCCTGCGCGAAAGCCTGGCTGCCGCGCGAGCGCAGGCGGCGGCGTATCGCGACCAGCTCGCCGCGCGCTATCCCGGATGGGACCGCGCGCTGGAGCAGACGCCCTCGATAGCGGCATTGCAGGCAAGCCTTGCCGATGGCGAAGCAATCCTGTCGTTCGCGCCGATCTATTACGGCACCTATGCGCTGCTCGTCACGCCCGACACTGCCGTCGCGCTGGATCTGTCCGCGAGCCGCAAGTCGGTGATCGACCTCGCCAACAGTCTCGGGGCGAGCGTGCGTGTGGGCGGGTTCGACGGCCCCGCTTCGCGCGGCCTCGGTGCCAGCCTGTTTCCGGAGCCGGTGATGGAACGGCTGGCGAAGACGCGGGCGCTCAAGCTTCACACTGGCGGCCCGCTCGCATCCCTTCCGTTCTCGCTGCTGCAAGGTTGGGGCGGCGGGGCCGACACCGCGTTTCTGCACGACAGGTTCGCGCTCAGCTATCTGTCGGACCTCAGCGTGGAAGGCGCATCGCCGACACTTCCGGGCGAACGGGACGCGCCGCTGTCGCTGGTGGCGTTCGCCGCACCCGCGCCGTTCGGTGCCGCCGGCGCGAGCGAGGACGCCGTGCCGCAGCGCAGCCCTTCCCGCATCAGCGACTATTTCGATCGCGCCGCCGCTAACGCCGATGCGCTCGCCAGCCTGCCCGCTCTCCCCGGCACCGCCGATGAAGTGCGCGCGATTGCTGCATCGATATCGTGGGACACGGAGACCCTGTTCCTTGCCGAGGATGCCAGCGAAGCAAACTTCCGCAGCGCACAGGCGAGCGAAGCCGACGTGCTGGTGATCGCGACCCACGGGATCGTTGCGGGCGAGGTAGAAGGCATTGCCGAACCTGCGCTGGTGCTGTCGCCCGGCGCACCGGGCGGTGACGACGGTCTTCTGACGGCTGGGGAAATCGCGCGACTGAGGCTGGTGGCGGACTGGATCATTCTGTCTTCCTGCGACAGCGCAGCGGGGATGAGCGGCGGCCTGCCCGCGTTTTCCGGCCTCACGCAGGCGTTTCGCCAGGCGGGCGGGAAGGATCTGCTGGTCACGCACTGGAAAGTGCGCGACGACATCGCTGCCTATGTCAGCACGCAGGCGGTGCTCAATTATCGCAGCGGCATGACCAAGGCCGAAGCCCTCCGCGCGGCGATAGACAGTCTGCGCAAGGAAAGCGGGATCACCGGCGCGGATGAGCCGTTCGCGTGGGCGCCGTTCGTGCTGATCGAAGGCTGA
- a CDS encoding tetratricopeptide repeat protein, whose translation MPRTLTCVSVALLPALLSATNAAAQQDNGPPTYAMLEQQSAEALAASEKRVKAWYADPEVQALKAEADGGKASAQIAFADRIRDDILGEIWSSDAIVSNMLKYYAMAMEQGDGTAFLRVGEIAESPDYYTKMRRERDRSEALSYFEQGAELGNRDALAGYLRIVLDPAHCSFCVDRGEYEVDFKRTDRWKIADGKGEERAAAYREEKAQALAKAIELTTAGRLRPGDKAAHTLAAAYLTGVQLPYGTRVTKKSSAATSDDESYQALLTNLGAQWLLPQSTEKALEILVELSMRGDILASRKLGALYLDGHTGLAKDADKFVFYMKRAADNGSVIAANDVGFELLAGKNIPANHARGFEFIAKAAMEGYGPAELTAGYALREGRGVARDDKLALEMFKRAAEHGELDGAVQAAAMYRAGQGTDSGRVEVPNAYAYEKKAEEMRKLTPEMAEFLRRANRDRFE comes from the coding sequence ATGCCCAGAACCCTAACGTGCGTCTCTGTGGCGCTACTGCCCGCGCTGCTCTCGGCCACCAATGCCGCTGCACAGCAGGACAATGGCCCACCGACCTACGCGATGCTGGAACAGCAATCCGCCGAAGCGCTGGCGGCGTCGGAGAAACGGGTGAAGGCGTGGTATGCCGACCCGGAAGTGCAGGCGCTCAAGGCTGAAGCGGACGGAGGCAAAGCCTCTGCGCAGATCGCCTTCGCCGACCGCATCCGGGACGATATCCTCGGAGAAATCTGGTCGAGCGATGCGATCGTGAGCAACATGCTCAAATACTATGCGATGGCGATGGAGCAGGGCGACGGCACGGCCTTCCTGCGCGTGGGCGAGATCGCGGAATCGCCCGACTACTACACCAAGATGAGGCGCGAGCGCGACCGCAGCGAGGCGCTGTCCTATTTCGAGCAGGGTGCCGAACTCGGCAATCGCGACGCGCTGGCCGGTTACCTGCGGATCGTGCTCGATCCGGCGCATTGCAGCTTCTGCGTCGACCGGGGCGAATACGAAGTCGACTTCAAGCGCACCGATCGCTGGAAGATCGCCGACGGCAAGGGTGAGGAGCGCGCCGCCGCCTATCGCGAGGAGAAAGCGCAGGCGCTGGCCAAGGCAATCGAACTGACCACCGCCGGTCGCCTGAGGCCGGGAGACAAGGCCGCGCATACGCTGGCCGCTGCCTACCTCACGGGTGTGCAGCTACCCTATGGCACCCGCGTCACAAAGAAGTCGAGCGCAGCCACTTCCGACGATGAAAGCTATCAGGCGCTGCTCACCAACCTTGGCGCACAATGGCTGCTGCCCCAGAGCACCGAAAAGGCACTCGAAATCCTAGTCGAGCTGTCGATGCGCGGGGATATCCTCGCGAGCCGCAAGCTCGGAGCGCTCTACCTCGACGGGCACACCGGGCTGGCCAAGGATGCGGACAAGTTCGTGTTCTACATGAAGCGGGCCGCAGACAATGGCAGCGTGATCGCTGCGAACGATGTCGGGTTCGAACTGCTTGCCGGCAAGAACATCCCGGCCAACCATGCGCGCGGCTTCGAATTCATCGCCAAGGCGGCGATGGAGGGATACGGCCCGGCAGAGCTGACCGCGGGGTATGCCCTGCGCGAAGGACGCGGCGTGGCGCGCGACGACAAGCTCGCGCTCGAAATGTTCAAGCGCGCCGCGGAGCACGGGGAGCTGGACGGGGCCGTGCAGGCCGCCGCCATGTACCGCGCCGGTCAGGGGACCGACAGCGGCCGGGTCGAGGTACCCAATGCCTATGCCTACGAGAAAAAGGCGGAAGAGATGCGCAAGCTGACGCCGGAAATGGCCGAATTCCTGCGCCGCGCCAATCGCGACAGGTTCGAATAG